One part of the Entelurus aequoreus isolate RoL-2023_Sb linkage group LG05, RoL_Eaeq_v1.1, whole genome shotgun sequence genome encodes these proteins:
- the ndufs5 gene encoding NADH dehydrogenase [ubiquinone] iron-sulfur protein 5 isoform X2, with product MPFLDLQSRLGINIDRWALLRTSEQPYKRAVRCHAFEKEWIECAHGIGQTRAKKECQLELEDFYECLHQKKIHERLFAVRQQRDKMVKEGTYTPPPCHTGQADQA from the exons ATGCCCTTTCTGGACCTGCAGTCGCGTCTGGGCATCAACATCGACCGCTGGGCGCTGCTGCGGACCAGTGAGCAGCCGTACAAGCGGGCGGTCCGCTGCCACGCATTCGAGAAGGAGTGGATCGAATGCGCCCACGGCATCGGGCAGACCCGCGCCAAGAAGGAGTGCCAGCTGGAGCTTGAGGACTTCTACGAGTGTCTGCACCAGAAGAAGATC CATGAGCGTCTGTTCGCCGTCCGCCAGCAGCGTGACAAGATGGTGAAGGAGGGCACGTACACGCCGCCCCCCTGCCACACGGGCCAGGCAGACCAAGCCTAA
- the ndufs5 gene encoding NADH dehydrogenase [ubiquinone] iron-sulfur protein 5 isoform X1, whose product MPKLVSFGYKNYDLVNKKRIAVCKSRSSNITDGDATTSNFVRHLKLHKEGIALRAPSVATMPFLDLQSRLGINIDRWALLRTSEQPYKRAVRCHAFEKEWIECAHGIGQTRAKKECQLELEDFYECLHQKKIHERLFAVRQQRDKMVKEGTYTPPPCHTGQADQA is encoded by the exons atgccaaagttggtttcgttcgggtataaaaactacgacttggtcaacaaaaaacgaattgccgtatgcaaatcacgcagttcgaatattacagacggagacgcaacaacttccaacttcgttcgacatttgaagttgcacaaagaagg CATCGCCCTCCGAGCCCCGTCAGTCGCCACCATGCCCTTTCTGGACCTGCAGTCGCGTCTGGGCATCAACATCGACCGCTGGGCGCTGCTGCGGACCAGTGAGCAGCCGTACAAGCGGGCGGTCCGCTGCCACGCATTCGAGAAGGAGTGGATCGAATGCGCCCACGGCATCGGGCAGACCCGCGCCAAGAAGGAGTGCCAGCTGGAGCTTGAGGACTTCTACGAGTGTCTGCACCAGAAGAAGATC CATGAGCGTCTGTTCGCCGTCCGCCAGCAGCGTGACAAGATGGTGAAGGAGGGCACGTACACGCCGCCCCCCTGCCACACGGGCCAGGCAGACCAAGCCTAA